The following coding sequences are from one Caldibacillus debilis DSM 16016 window:
- a CDS encoding N-acetylglucosamine kinase yields the protein MMPEPLSGYAEKRSPAVFPLLAVDGGGTKTDAVITDKTGKILAKGKGGASNYQAAGEESAAETLARVLGQAASALEDRLGLGRKDYRIRRGIFALAGIDTAKDQTLVEGLVRRAVQTSGIQIEELLVENDALSTLIGATKQSPGVLLIAGTGSIAFAHDGKGNFYRSGGWGHRFGDEGSGYWIGKEAVRAVLRMHDGREKPTVLSDLVLKHLRFDNHEQLYNWAYGPHYSVDEVSALSVIVEQACTLGDPVSRRILEKAASELFLLVEAVTEKAGIGEKSFKLLLLGGVLQNNERIRHELVQKVREKRRDAEILIPRQKPIELIIQRGLYDGEERE from the coding sequence ATGATGCCGGAACCGCTTTCCGGCTACGCGGAAAAGCGTTCCCCGGCCGTTTTTCCCCTTTTGGCCGTCGACGGGGGCGGAACGAAGACCGATGCGGTCATCACCGATAAAACGGGAAAAATTTTGGCGAAAGGAAAAGGCGGCGCCTCCAACTACCAGGCGGCGGGAGAGGAAAGCGCCGCAGAAACGCTGGCCCGCGTCCTCGGGCAAGCCGCCTCCGCCCTGGAAGACCGGCTTGGGCTTGGCAGAAAGGATTACCGGATTCGGCGCGGGATATTTGCCCTGGCGGGGATCGACACGGCCAAAGATCAAACGCTGGTGGAAGGTCTTGTCCGGAGAGCCGTCCAAACAAGCGGCATCCAAATTGAAGAATTGCTCGTGGAAAACGACGCCCTGTCCACGCTGATCGGGGCAACGAAACAGTCCCCCGGCGTCCTGCTGATCGCCGGAACCGGATCCATCGCCTTCGCCCACGACGGAAAAGGAAATTTTTACCGGTCCGGAGGCTGGGGCCACCGGTTCGGGGACGAGGGAAGCGGCTATTGGATCGGCAAGGAAGCCGTCCGGGCCGTGCTAAGGATGCACGATGGCCGGGAAAAACCCACCGTTTTGTCGGACTTGGTCCTTAAGCATCTCCGCTTCGACAACCATGAACAGCTGTACAATTGGGCATACGGTCCCCATTACTCCGTCGACGAGGTCAGCGCCTTGTCGGTGATCGTGGAACAGGCCTGCACGCTGGGGGATCCGGTCAGCCGCAGGATTTTGGAAAAAGCCGCTTCCGAACTCTTCCTTCTCGTTGAGGCCGTCACGGAAAAGGCGGGTATCGGGGAAAAATCCTTCAAGCTCCTGCTCCTCGGCGGGGTTTTGCAAAACAACGAGCGGATCCGGCATGAACTGGTCCAAAAGGTGCGGGAAAAAAGACGGGATGCGGAGATCCTCATCCCCCGGCAAAAGCCGATCGAGCTGATCATCCAGCGGGGGCTGTACGACGGGGAAGAAAGGGAATAA
- a CDS encoding YEATS domain-containing protein, with protein sequence MYAWQDALVLAGSIRERMREERFQSIWPDFKPNPFAFFDRENVYLCGHPNPPGHFAEKGGVHVGPWDPRFVANTFIELEREPTAILDLSTVRPDMEPARLFAMIVHEMFHAYQKSMDYRRWSNEWLYMVYPQLKENIAHRIAERSALLRALLEKNSDEKRNRAAEFIGHREYRRALIKECLDYELGHESYEGLAFYVESKAFEQESGKGKEAVLEIFFEDFEEQSGTLYHLRRSCYAAGMAIARLLDDLFPGWQGEFLETSGYLYDFFAEKIGRMEPISDTDPEAEKQAARLLEQELTERDREFDQFYSQDGYLVQIKGNLTIAGFDPMNLLPKGELLLHKRMLKFSSNNKEYFLEQPVVTIMNGENLSCRELQFFSRGKPEIKDGKASVPGLTKELLLDGITIEADREEIE encoded by the coding sequence ATGTATGCATGGCAAGATGCGCTGGTATTGGCCGGTTCCATCCGGGAACGAATGCGGGAAGAAAGATTCCAATCCATTTGGCCGGATTTCAAGCCAAATCCCTTTGCCTTTTTTGACAGGGAGAATGTGTATTTATGCGGCCACCCCAATCCGCCCGGCCATTTTGCGGAAAAGGGAGGGGTCCATGTCGGCCCATGGGATCCCAGGTTTGTTGCCAATACATTCATTGAATTGGAAAGGGAACCGACGGCCATATTGGATTTGTCGACCGTCCGGCCGGATATGGAACCTGCAAGGCTTTTTGCCATGATTGTCCATGAAATGTTCCATGCTTATCAAAAATCGATGGATTACAGAAGATGGAGCAACGAATGGCTGTATATGGTTTATCCGCAGCTGAAGGAAAATATTGCCCATCGGATCGCGGAAAGAAGTGCCCTCCTTCGCGCATTGCTTGAAAAAAATTCGGATGAAAAACGGAACCGGGCCGCCGAATTCATCGGGCACCGCGAATATCGAAGAGCTTTAATCAAGGAATGCCTGGATTATGAACTTGGCCATGAGAGTTACGAAGGATTGGCCTTTTATGTCGAGTCTAAGGCCTTTGAACAAGAATCCGGCAAAGGGAAAGAAGCGGTTTTGGAGATCTTTTTCGAGGATTTTGAGGAACAATCCGGCACGTTGTATCATTTGCGGAGGAGCTGTTATGCCGCGGGAATGGCGATCGCCCGCCTGCTGGATGACCTTTTCCCGGGATGGCAAGGAGAATTTCTTGAAACATCCGGTTATTTATATGATTTTTTCGCCGAAAAAATCGGGAGGATGGAACCGATCTCGGACACGGATCCGGAGGCGGAAAAGCAGGCCGCGCGTCTCCTGGAACAAGAATTGACGGAGAGGGACCGGGAATTTGACCAATTTTATAGTCAGGACGGGTATCTCGTCCAAATCAAAGGGAACCTTACAATTGCCGGATTCGACCCGATGAACCTTTTGCCCAAGGGGGAGCTGCTGCTTCATAAGCGGATGCTGAAGTTTTCCTCCAATAACAAGGAATATTTTTTGGAGCAACCGGTTGTCACGATCATGAATGGAGAAAATTTGTCCTGCCGGGAGCTGCAGTTCTTTAGCCGGGGAAAACCGGAAATCAAGGATGGCAAGGCTTCGGTTCCGGGATTGACGAAGGAGCTCCTTTTAGATGGAATCACCATTGAGGCGGACCGTGAGGAGATTGAATAA
- the argH gene encoding argininosuccinate lyase — protein sequence MDSKVRQKIIEKEGTEFPAKTYKKLVLEPAFNHAKENFILPMIQIHLAHLIMLVEQRIVAKNEALNIYRAIKKIDIGEWKKHPYDPSFEDLFFQIEHFLIEEAGDIAGNLHIARSRNDMGIAIYRMTLREKLLNLIQAALNFRQCLIELTSEHIDTVMIGYTHTQQAQPTTLAHYFNAMTDVLTRDIRRLMAAYQTVNRSSMGAAALTTSGFPINRKRVQELLGFEDMIDNAWDAVAGADYIGETAAAVQLAGINLGRSAQDFLLWGTQEFGCLKLASPFVQISSIMPQKRNPVSIEHIRSLLSTVAGNAQTVLTMIHNTPFGDIVDTEDDMQPYMWKAIDCLQNVYGLFAGVLMTMEVNREKLLERAKKSFANVTELADTLVRTDRLSFRKAHEIVSAAVRELSSEGKESLDDFHLDLLNRHAEKIIGRKLSITEEQFKNALDPVHFVRIRSLEGGPSPERMTNTVRERIRQQEELEKWAEEKGKRLKEKREQIEQIFAEWVRENE from the coding sequence ATGGATTCGAAGGTTCGGCAAAAAATCATTGAAAAGGAAGGAACGGAATTCCCTGCAAAAACCTACAAAAAACTGGTGCTGGAGCCCGCATTCAACCACGCCAAGGAAAACTTCATTCTTCCGATGATCCAGATCCACTTGGCCCATCTGATCATGCTCGTCGAACAACGGATCGTCGCCAAAAACGAAGCGTTAAACATTTACCGGGCGATCAAAAAGATCGACATCGGCGAATGGAAAAAACATCCGTATGATCCTTCTTTTGAAGATTTATTCTTCCAGATCGAACATTTTTTGATCGAAGAAGCCGGGGACATCGCCGGCAATCTCCACATCGCCCGCAGCAGAAACGACATGGGCATCGCCATCTACCGGATGACGTTAAGGGAAAAACTGCTCAACCTGATTCAGGCGGCCCTGAATTTTCGCCAATGTTTGATCGAACTCACATCCGAACACATCGACACGGTCATGATCGGGTATACCCACACCCAGCAGGCCCAGCCGACGACCCTTGCCCACTATTTCAACGCGATGACCGACGTCTTGACGCGGGACATCCGCCGGCTGATGGCCGCCTATCAGACGGTGAACCGAAGCAGCATGGGCGCCGCGGCGTTAACCACTTCCGGATTCCCGATCAACCGGAAGCGGGTGCAGGAATTGTTGGGCTTCGAAGACATGATCGACAACGCCTGGGATGCGGTCGCCGGCGCGGACTACATCGGGGAAACCGCCGCCGCCGTCCAACTGGCGGGAATCAATCTGGGACGTTCCGCCCAAGATTTTCTCCTGTGGGGAACGCAGGAATTCGGCTGCCTGAAACTGGCCTCCCCCTTTGTCCAGATCAGTTCCATCATGCCGCAAAAACGGAACCCGGTATCCATCGAACACATCCGTTCTTTGCTGTCCACCGTTGCCGGCAACGCGCAAACGGTGCTGACGATGATCCACAACACCCCCTTCGGCGACATCGTCGATACGGAAGATGACATGCAGCCCTATATGTGGAAAGCCATCGACTGCCTGCAAAACGTCTACGGGCTCTTTGCCGGGGTTTTAATGACGATGGAAGTGAACCGGGAAAAACTGCTGGAGCGGGCGAAGAAAAGCTTTGCCAACGTCACCGAACTGGCGGACACGTTGGTGCGAACCGACCGCCTTTCTTTCCGGAAGGCCCATGAAATCGTAAGCGCCGCCGTGAGGGAACTGTCTTCCGAAGGAAAGGAATCCCTGGACGATTTCCACCTCGACCTTTTGAATCGTCACGCCGAGAAAATCATCGGAAGAAAACTGTCCATCACTGAAGAACAATTCAAAAACGCCCTGGACCCGGTCCATTTCGTCCGGATCCGGTCGCTGGAAGGAGGACCGAGCCCGGAAAGAATGACAAATACGGTCCGGGAACGGATCCGGCAACAGGAAGAGCTGGAAAAATGGGCGGAAGAAAAAGGGAAGCGGCTGAAAGAAAAGCGGGAACAGATCGAACAAATTTTTGCGGAATGGGTGAGGGAGAATGAGTAG
- a CDS encoding ROK family transcriptional regulator, producing the protein MKESNKADAVMVKLMNRELIINELRRHPKQSRADLAKKTRLSKPAVSEIVKELIEEGIVFESGVGPSRGGKKPILLEYNARSNYVVGCFIENEMIFVALGDMNGEIVNMVKKEFTSPAEGQWIIDRIAEGVRSLLEAEKVDPRRVLGMAVGVSGIAGETENSITTSPTIHWNDIDLKRELSGRLHLDVVIENDVNLMTIGEFHKGQGKNINHFIYLFIGNGIGSGLFLNGQCYRGFHSAAGEIGFMMIGDENNKNSNLGVFEANFGRMGISERLKALHIPIERGDSILKAIQEHKKEEKVNQLLDEVLEHWAKAAINMISILDPQAVILAGELAYLDASSFERFKGMIEKYVPKMPEMKITRLGAMAGVYGAFHLALDHFHITGFKTKS; encoded by the coding sequence ATGAAAGAATCGAACAAGGCCGACGCGGTCATGGTGAAATTGATGAACCGGGAATTGATCATCAATGAATTGCGTCGGCATCCGAAGCAATCCCGGGCGGATTTGGCGAAGAAAACCCGTCTCAGCAAACCCGCCGTTTCCGAAATCGTCAAGGAATTAATCGAAGAAGGCATCGTTTTTGAAAGCGGTGTCGGCCCATCAAGGGGCGGCAAAAAGCCCATCCTCCTCGAATACAACGCCCGGTCCAACTATGTCGTCGGCTGTTTCATCGAAAACGAAATGATTTTTGTCGCTTTGGGAGACATGAACGGGGAAATCGTGAACATGGTCAAAAAAGAGTTCACCTCCCCCGCCGAAGGCCAATGGATCATCGACCGGATCGCCGAAGGAGTGCGGTCCCTCTTGGAGGCGGAAAAGGTGGATCCGAGACGGGTATTGGGCATGGCCGTCGGCGTTTCGGGGATCGCCGGCGAAACGGAGAACAGCATCACCACATCCCCCACGATCCATTGGAACGATATCGACCTGAAACGGGAACTTTCCGGGCGCTTGCATCTGGATGTGGTCATCGAAAACGATGTGAACCTGATGACGATCGGCGAATTTCATAAGGGTCAAGGAAAAAATATCAATCATTTCATCTATTTGTTTATCGGCAACGGGATCGGCAGCGGCCTGTTTTTGAACGGCCAATGCTACAGAGGCTTCCACTCCGCCGCCGGGGAAATCGGTTTTATGATGATCGGCGACGAAAACAATAAAAATTCGAACCTCGGCGTTTTTGAGGCCAATTTCGGCCGAATGGGTATCAGCGAACGATTGAAGGCGCTCCATATTCCCATTGAAAGGGGGGATTCCATTCTAAAGGCCATCCAGGAACATAAAAAAGAAGAAAAAGTGAACCAATTGCTGGATGAAGTGCTCGAACATTGGGCAAAGGCGGCCATCAACATGATCAGCATCCTGGATCCGCAAGCCGTCATTTTGGCGGGAGAACTTGCCTATTTGGATGCATCATCCTTCGAACGTTTCAAGGGAATGATCGAAAAATATGTTCCGAAGATGCCTGAAATGAAAATCACCCGACTGGGGGCGATGGCCGGCGTCTACGGAGCCTTCCATCTCGCCCTCGACCATTTCCATATTACCGGCTTCAAAACCAAATCATGA
- a CDS encoding extracellular solute-binding protein — protein MKKKIFFSLISLILLLSLAACGNKESSNSGKDDGGDKKPSGSLVVYTARDQTVVDKVVSMFNEKYPDIQVNVLTMGAQEILERVRSEKANPGADFWWGGTQSAFVQATKEGLLEPYKPSFDSAIKPEHKDPDGHWYAEMLLPEVIMINSDVLTPETAPQDWDDLLDPKWKDKIIIRGVLPSGTMRTIYSAMIYRQDPNNPEKGYEWLRKLDANTKEYAQDPTNLYLKLARQEGTVSLWNLQDILIQKYANNQPFDFVYPKSGAPILVDAVGLIKGAKNLENAKLFYEFLFDPDTIVKLSEELYQIPSRTDIDPAKMPEWYKKLELKELKLDWNLLTEKEMEWMQYWDENIKGKN, from the coding sequence TTGAAGAAAAAGATATTTTTCTCCCTGATTTCCTTGATCCTGCTGCTCTCCCTTGCCGCATGCGGCAACAAGGAATCTTCCAATTCCGGAAAGGATGACGGCGGCGACAAAAAACCGTCCGGCAGCCTGGTCGTTTACACGGCCCGCGACCAAACGGTCGTCGACAAGGTGGTGTCCATGTTCAATGAAAAATATCCGGACATCCAAGTCAACGTCCTCACGATGGGCGCCCAAGAAATCCTGGAACGGGTCCGCAGTGAAAAAGCGAACCCCGGCGCCGATTTCTGGTGGGGCGGCACCCAATCCGCTTTCGTCCAGGCGACGAAGGAAGGCTTGTTGGAACCCTATAAGCCGAGTTTCGATTCGGCCATCAAACCGGAGCATAAGGATCCCGACGGGCATTGGTACGCGGAGATGCTGCTTCCGGAAGTCATCATGATCAACAGCGACGTTTTGACCCCGGAAACCGCGCCGCAAGACTGGGACGATCTTTTGGATCCGAAGTGGAAGGACAAAATCATCATCCGCGGCGTGCTGCCCTCCGGAACGATGCGGACGATCTATTCGGCGATGATCTACCGCCAGGATCCGAACAACCCGGAAAAGGGCTATGAATGGCTGCGGAAATTGGATGCGAATACAAAGGAATACGCCCAAGACCCGACCAACCTGTACTTGAAGCTCGCCCGTCAGGAAGGGACGGTCTCCCTCTGGAACCTGCAGGATATCCTGATTCAAAAGTATGCCAACAATCAGCCCTTTGATTTCGTGTATCCGAAAAGCGGCGCTCCCATCCTGGTGGATGCCGTCGGTTTGATCAAAGGGGCCAAAAACTTGGAAAACGCGAAACTTTTCTATGAATTCTTGTTCGACCCGGACACGATCGTCAAACTTTCCGAAGAACTCTATCAAATCCCGTCCCGCACGGACATCGACCCGGCAAAGATGCCCGAATGGTACAAAAAACTGGAGTTGAAGGAACTGAAACTCGATTGGAATCTCTTGACCGAAAAAGAAATGGAATGGATGCAATACTGGGACGAAAACATCAAGGGCAAGAATTAA
- a CDS encoding metal ABC transporter permease, translating into MSYEGWIFLTGALVGITCGIVGCFLILRKMAMLADAISHTVLLGIVGAFLVSHSMAGVPMFIGAIIVGLLTAFFVQLLDSLRVQSDAAIGVVFTSLFALGVILLSLFASRVHLDVDHALMGEIAFVPWDTLEIFGKEMGPKAVWMLGFVLLADLAIILLFYKELKITSFDPQMAAALGIPVLLIHYLLMGMLSITTVASFDSVGAILVVAMLIVPGAAAYLLTDRLSVMLVLSAAIGALSAIIGYYLAVWFNVSISGMMAAAAGGIFAAVFIFSPKHGLIAKWAANRKISRYS; encoded by the coding sequence ATGAGTTATGAAGGATGGATTTTTTTGACGGGCGCGCTTGTCGGGATCACGTGCGGGATCGTCGGCTGCTTTTTAATTTTAAGGAAAATGGCGATGCTGGCGGATGCGATCAGCCATACCGTGTTATTGGGGATCGTCGGCGCGTTTTTGGTCAGTCATTCGATGGCCGGCGTGCCGATGTTTATCGGGGCCATTATCGTCGGTTTGTTAACCGCGTTTTTCGTTCAGCTGCTCGATTCGCTCCGCGTTCAATCCGACGCGGCCATCGGTGTCGTTTTTACCTCGCTGTTCGCCTTGGGCGTCATTCTGTTGTCGCTTTTCGCCAGCAGGGTCCATCTGGACGTCGACCATGCCCTCATGGGAGAAATCGCTTTTGTCCCATGGGATACCCTTGAAATCTTTGGAAAAGAAATGGGGCCGAAGGCCGTCTGGATGTTGGGCTTCGTCCTTCTGGCGGATCTGGCCATCATCCTCCTGTTTTACAAAGAGCTGAAGATCACCTCCTTTGATCCGCAAATGGCGGCGGCTTTAGGAATTCCTGTGTTGTTGATCCATTATTTGCTGATGGGGATGCTGTCGATAACGACCGTGGCCTCCTTCGATAGTGTCGGCGCGATCCTCGTTGTCGCCATGCTGATCGTTCCTGGCGCCGCCGCCTATTTGTTGACCGACAGGCTGTCGGTCATGCTGGTTCTCAGCGCCGCGATCGGCGCATTGTCGGCGATTATCGGATATTATCTTGCCGTTTGGTTCAACGTCTCCATTTCGGGGATGATGGCGGCGGCGGCGGGCGGCATCTTCGCGGCGGTGTTTATCTTTTCCCCGAAGCATGGCTTGATCGCAAAATGGGCGGCGAACCGGAAAATTTCCAGATATTCTTGA
- a CDS encoding ABC transporter ATP-binding protein produces the protein MKSVRLEHVTKTFGEVTGVEDIDIHIRSGEFFTFLGPSGCGKTTTLRMIAGFYFPTKGKIYFDDRDVTHVKPNKRNIGMVFQNYALFPHMTVFENIAFGLEVRKLPKKTIKEKVERAQKLVHLEGYGSRKITELSGGQQQRVALARALVIEPDILLLDEPLSNLDAKLREETRVEIKRLQVELGITTIYVTHDQHEAMSLSDRIMVMNKGKIQQVGTPQEIYNRPANRFVASFIGESNIMEATVLEVGDDRVTVEVEDGLILQGWRKNASPNLTFSKGKKIFLSIRPEVIEPGEGPNSFQGTVQFTEFSGVSINYLVKTAKHEWKVMVINTGSAIPSIGDRITLHIPENGIYFVEDER, from the coding sequence ATGAAGAGCGTTCGATTGGAACATGTGACCAAAACCTTCGGAGAGGTAACCGGGGTCGAAGATATCGACATCCATATCCGGTCCGGGGAATTTTTCACCTTTTTGGGGCCGAGCGGCTGCGGAAAGACGACAACTTTGCGGATGATTGCCGGATTTTATTTTCCGACGAAAGGAAAAATCTATTTCGACGACAGGGACGTGACCCACGTCAAACCCAATAAGCGGAATATCGGGATGGTCTTCCAAAATTACGCCCTCTTCCCCCATATGACCGTATTTGAAAACATCGCCTTCGGACTGGAAGTCCGCAAACTTCCGAAAAAAACGATCAAAGAAAAAGTGGAACGGGCGCAAAAACTCGTCCATTTGGAAGGGTACGGATCGCGGAAGATCACCGAATTATCAGGCGGCCAGCAGCAGCGGGTGGCGCTGGCCAGGGCGCTGGTCATCGAGCCGGATATTTTATTGTTGGATGAACCCTTGTCCAACCTGGACGCCAAATTGCGGGAAGAAACGAGGGTGGAAATCAAGCGCCTGCAGGTGGAACTGGGCATCACCACCATCTATGTGACCCATGACCAGCATGAGGCGATGTCCCTTTCCGACCGGATCATGGTCATGAACAAGGGAAAAATCCAGCAGGTCGGCACGCCCCAGGAAATTTACAACCGCCCGGCCAACCGGTTCGTCGCCTCCTTCATCGGCGAGTCCAACATCATGGAAGCCACCGTTCTGGAGGTTGGCGATGACCGGGTAACGGTAGAGGTCGAAGACGGGCTGATCCTCCAAGGATGGAGAAAAAACGCTTCCCCGAATCTGACCTTTTCGAAAGGAAAAAAGATCTTTCTTTCCATCCGCCCGGAAGTGATCGAGCCCGGCGAAGGGCCGAACAGTTTTCAAGGGACCGTCCAATTCACCGAATTTTCGGGGGTCAGCATCAACTACCTGGTCAAAACGGCGAAACACGAATGGAAAGTCATGGTGATCAACACCGGTTCCGCCATCCCGTCCATCGGGGACAGGATCACGCTGCACATTCCGGAAAACGGCATATACTTCGTGGAAGATGAGAGGTGA
- a CDS encoding ABC transporter permease produces MKGNDAAALKPGLWSRIAQSRYFVYVLISPLFLVLLAYVIFPLYKTFVQSVVDQDGNVTFANYLKFFGEGNTTNTEALVNSVLISVVSVITCAIVGVTMAFLLERYDFPGRKILSVLVLVPMALPPLIGSLSFMFLYGESGIFPRLFQSLFDLPEVPFALRGIWGVIVVHTFTMYTYFYLSASAAIKDLDPSLEEAATSLGAGRFRIWTKVILPMLTPAMVASSLLVFMISMASYTAPLMFGVERTMTMQIYLSRTNGNLDMAATQSTILSVVSIAFLIIMKWYQGRKNYQNQSKGLGVHRTEVRSPLMKYVSMFLSVIGVIVLLLPILVIALISFSVDGKWTVQIIPTDYTLQHYVDLFTDPMTWRPIWNSIKMSTAAVIGNVLFGVAAAYAMVRLNFKGKTLMDILIMVPWALPGTVVAVNLIAAFSTPSVFSFNQVLIGTFWILPLAYFVRQLPLVFRNTAASLMQMDQSIEDAARSLGANWWYAFRRVVLPITFSGIMAGTLLAFVQGIGEFVASILIYNVHTMPLSVAIWQKMYAFKFGTACAYGVLQVALIIIVLFVSQKITGGKASTM; encoded by the coding sequence ATGAAGGGAAATGACGCAGCCGCCCTGAAACCGGGCCTTTGGTCCAGGATCGCCCAATCCAGGTATTTTGTGTATGTCCTGATTTCGCCTTTATTTTTGGTTTTGTTGGCTTACGTGATTTTTCCCCTTTATAAAACCTTTGTCCAAAGCGTCGTCGATCAGGATGGCAATGTGACCTTCGCCAACTATCTCAAGTTTTTCGGCGAAGGAAACACGACGAACACGGAAGCCCTGGTGAACAGCGTATTGATTTCCGTCGTCAGCGTCATCACCTGCGCCATCGTCGGCGTTACCATGGCCTTCCTGCTGGAAAGATACGATTTTCCCGGAAGGAAAATCCTGTCGGTGCTCGTCCTGGTGCCGATGGCCTTGCCGCCGTTGATCGGCTCCTTGTCCTTCATGTTTTTATATGGCGAAAGCGGCATTTTTCCCCGCCTGTTCCAGTCCCTTTTCGATTTGCCGGAAGTCCCCTTTGCCCTGCGGGGGATTTGGGGGGTCATCGTCGTTCACACCTTTACGATGTATACCTATTTTTATTTGAGCGCTTCCGCCGCCATCAAGGATCTGGATCCGTCCTTGGAAGAAGCGGCCACCAGCCTGGGTGCGGGCCGATTCCGGATCTGGACGAAGGTCATTCTGCCGATGCTCACGCCGGCCATGGTCGCCTCGTCTTTGCTTGTCTTCATGATTTCCATGGCTTCCTATACGGCTCCGCTCATGTTCGGCGTGGAGCGGACGATGACGATGCAAATTTACCTTTCCCGCACCAACGGGAACCTGGATATGGCCGCCACCCAATCGACCATTCTTTCCGTCGTGTCCATCGCCTTTTTGATCATCATGAAATGGTACCAGGGGCGGAAAAATTACCAAAATCAAAGCAAGGGGCTCGGCGTCCACCGCACGGAAGTCCGATCCCCGCTGATGAAATACGTCTCTATGTTCCTTTCCGTGATCGGGGTCATCGTGCTGTTATTGCCGATCCTCGTCATCGCCCTGATCTCCTTCTCCGTCGACGGGAAGTGGACGGTGCAAATCATCCCGACCGATTACACCTTGCAGCATTATGTCGACCTGTTCACGGATCCGATGACCTGGCGTCCGATTTGGAACAGCATCAAGATGAGCACCGCCGCGGTGATCGGAAACGTCCTTTTCGGCGTCGCGGCCGCCTACGCCATGGTCCGCCTGAATTTCAAAGGAAAGACGCTGATGGACATCCTGATCATGGTGCCTTGGGCGTTGCCCGGAACGGTGGTCGCCGTCAATTTGATCGCGGCCTTCAGCACCCCCTCCGTTTTCAGTTTCAATCAAGTTTTAATCGGCACCTTTTGGATTTTGCCCCTCGCCTATTTTGTCAGGCAGCTGCCCTTGGTCTTCCGAAACACCGCCGCAAGCCTCATGCAGATGGACCAATCGATCGAAGACGCGGCGAGGAGCCTGGGCGCCAATTGGTGGTACGCCTTCCGGCGGGTGGTATTGCCCATCACCTTTTCGGGCATCATGGCCGGCACCCTGCTCGCCTTCGTGCAGGGGATCGGCGAGTTCGTCGCATCCATTTTGATCTACAATGTCCACACGATGCCCCTTTCCGTGGCCATTTGGCAAAAGATGTACGCCTTCAAATTCGGAACCGCATGCGCATATGGCGTATTGCAAGTCGCTTTGATCATCATCGTCCTGTTCGTCTCCCAAAAAATCACGGGCGGAAAGGCAAGCACGATGTAG
- a CDS encoding helix-turn-helix domain-containing protein, producing the protein MKDFFTVEEVAELIQMHPRTIRRYIKEGKIKAAKLGKEWRIRREHIDHLLRKNTGKILDHSNAEILQFIQGDADEANDYPTCAVLDLKMSVADAVNVSGLFIKMMNERKPEDGKAKFQYVYDQEKQRSRYILWGSPAFVGKMLTEAGRMLEGKNNGKI; encoded by the coding sequence GTGAAGGATTTTTTTACAGTTGAGGAAGTGGCCGAATTGATCCAAATGCATCCGCGGACGATCCGCCGTTACATCAAGGAAGGAAAAATCAAGGCGGCGAAGCTCGGCAAAGAATGGCGGATCCGGCGGGAACACATCGACCATTTGCTCAGGAAAAATACCGGAAAAATTTTGGATCACTCCAATGCGGAAATCCTCCAATTTATTCAAGGGGACGCGGACGAGGCCAACGATTATCCGACATGCGCCGTTTTGGATCTCAAAATGTCCGTGGCGGATGCGGTCAATGTGTCCGGATTGTTCATTAAAATGATGAATGAAAGGAAACCGGAGGACGGAAAAGCGAAGTTCCAATATGTCTACGACCAGGAAAAGCAAAGGAGCCGTTATATCCTTTGGGGCAGCCCTGCCTTTGTCGGGAAAATGCTGACGGAAGCGGGGCGAATGCTGGAAGGAAAGAACAACGGAAAAATATGA